From the genome of Poecilia reticulata strain Guanapo linkage group LG22, Guppy_female_1.0+MT, whole genome shotgun sequence:
ACCTTTGTGCTGATCTAGCACATGCATTTCTATGAAAATCCACTAAAATTTGTGATTGTGGCATGACAAAGTATTGAAAACGGACTgtatatgcaacattttttcttaacCAAGAACAGATTCATACCCATAAtacaaaaagaaagcatttatCACATATAAACGACGATCCATTTCTGTGTCCAGTCCAGTTCATTCCACTCTGTTTGAACTGAACTTtagcctgaacatggtgttctaTGGAATGAGAACATTGAGAATCTTTTGAGCCTGTAATGTTAGGAGCAACCTGGCTTGGATGTtaataaacactttttgcaAGGAACTGTAATATGGGTATTTCAATCAGTTTCTCAACTTTGAAACACTCACAACAAGGTCTGTTAATCACATGTTGTGTGATTAACAGACCAAACAACATGTCACTACTCTGTAAGCATCAGTATTGTTTGTCATAATGACAGATTAAGTTTGAACTCTTAATCATTGCCATGAATCCAAATATTCTCAAGCAGGATACATCTTAAAACTTACCCTTAGCATATTTTAAAGGTGTtaggttttttatttgtatgaagCCCTTTCCAGTTAATCCACTAACACCATAAAGCCCATTTAACCTTTTAGCACTTCCAGATCATGGAATGCCACATCTGGAATTATATTGTAAACACAAGtgctgaacctttttttttatttatttaaagcagccAACTTTAACACATCCTTCTCTGTGGACCAAAACAGTCACGAAAAACATTCCTTAAAGAATTTTAGTTTAATCTGAgctctctgcaaaaacacaaaatcttaccaagtatttttggtctagtctCCAGTGCAAATATCATAGCACATTGAAATAAGtctaaattacaaatacattttcagtaagatataagcCTGCTTTAGACAATAACTGGACAATAATTGGTTAATACTGATAAAAGTACTACTTCCGCTGGCAGGGTATTTTACTTATGggaaaaataatctgacagtggaactagtacttagcagataattattattttttctatgaACATCTAGCCATGGCACAATGAAGCCCGGCACCTTTTTGGCAGTGGAAACCGCTATACAAACACAGTCCATGTGCTTTTTCTGCCTCAGTGGAGGATCTCACATCTGGATACATCAAATCAACGTCATAGTTTCCACTGGTCTAATTTCCATCCCTTCTGAttgcagcagtttttttctcatctcaGCTTCCATACATTGTGGTTTCTTTGTACAGATTTTCCCACGAAGGTCTGTTTAAGCCATTCTCAAATAAATTCCTTTCCGGAATTGACTGACTTTTTTATTGAATGTTAAATACCTTCATAAAACCTACAGGAGTACAGTCCGTCTGTCCATCCAACCACTCATTCTCTTCCTCTAAATAAAGATCAGATCATAGCCGTAATAGGCCCAGCAGGTAAACCCAGCTCATTGGGGTGGATCCCAATGAATCCTGATGTCACAAAGAGTTATAGTTCCTCAAATAAGTGCTGGCTCGACCCACCCAGTGGGACATACTTGCACCACCTCTGCTAACACCTTTGGAGGAGCTTCTAATTTCAGCTCTAAAGCAGGAATGTTCAACTTGAGTCGTCAAAGCTCCTTGTCCAACATGCTTTAGATCATTGCCTGTACCAACACAGGTGTTGGGAATGGCCAAATTATTTCTTCAGCATTTCATCaagttctgcagaggcctgtTATTGAACCATTTTAGATGTGATGAACTAAATGTCTAAAACATAACCAACACTGGCAATGGTGGCCTGAAACAAGACATTGTTGTTGTAAGGCAAAGCCCAGTCACCCTTCAGAGGAACATCATTTTATCTTCCTGTATCCGGGATCTTGTTTCTATTGTCATGATCCATATCTCATAACAATAGCTAATTGCACTATTAATTCCACTGATTCATATTTTAGTTCAGCTTCTTCTCAACTAAAGACCAAGCCAATTAACCCATTAAGGTAGATTAGCCCTTGATCCCTTAATCCATGGCTGGCTTCTTCCTGGCATCATTTAGGAACAAGACACTGAAATTCACTTGATGCAGAGAACAACTCTGACCTGCAGGCagttcctttttccattttccatgtGTTTGTCTATGATTCTGACTTAAAATGCTCAGGCTTTGCAGATGTCATGTGTGTCAACGTATTGGCGTGAAAATACATACTGTGTCGACAAATAAACGGTTAATATATAGAAAGTTAACCACCCAATCACAGAACATCGTGGAGCTTTATTAATTGTTGAGAGAAAGAAACTCCAACCCGCGACACAGGTAAGACCTAAACAGTGTTCAAAGCACTGCAGTGAAATTGTGTAAGTGTAATACAGACCTATGATCACACAGAATATGAGTGAATCAGAGATTGTTGTCtataagaaataaatgttagcATTTGTACCTCCTCAGGTGAAACTTGGCTGTGAGGCACCAAACTCCAAGGTGGTGAAGGTTCCCGATGGACCTCGGTGGAGCAGCACTGTTGTCCCATGTGGGTCAAGGATCCAGACTGGAGGTGAATGTCGCCTTCTGGATTTTGAGTCAACAGATCGCCCTCTGGTGGTGAACTTTGGCTCGGCCACCTGACCCCCATTCATCAGCCACTTGCCTGCCTTCCGGCAGCTCGTGGAGGACTTCAGCGACGTGGCTGATTTCCTGTTGGTCTATATTGATGAGGCCCATCCTTCCGATGGCTGGGTGGCCCCTCCCATGGGGCAATGTTCTTTCAGTTTCCGGAAACATCAGAACCTTGAGGAGAGAATGGGAGCTGCACGCCAACTCATCGATCACTTTTCCCTACCGCCACAGTGCCAGCTAGTGGCCGACTGCATGGATAACAATGCCAACGTAGCTTACGGGGTGGCAAATGAACGGGTCTGCATAGTGCACCAAAGGAAGATCGCCTACCTGGGAGGAAAGGGACCATTTTTCTACAACCTGAAGGATGTGAGGCAGTGGCTGGAACAGAGTTACGGCAGACGGTAGGAGTTATGAATGACATGACAGAGGACACATGAACACAGAGCCTCGTGGCTTTGTATaaggtaaaactgaaaaaggttTGTTATAAAGATGTCAGCCATTGGGCTCTAAACAACTATTTTCTGGAACTGCAGagcacttttttgttttcatacacACCAAGTGTGTTTTGTCCGCGTTTGTACCGATTTGCTGCTGAAAAACATgttctgaagaagaaaaacacaaatttccgaatttgaaaatatttaaaaaaagattttgtgattatttttagaaggattgtatattttttacatctttattagatgttttttgCACTATTCCAACAAGTTAACTTTTATCTGCACCTTTACCTTCTTGGTTTTCCATGCAGGACATGCTACAGCATTGTTCTCATTCATGTTTTGATATGAAACCAAAATAGATTTAATGTGGTAGAAATTTGACTCAGTGTGGCTTTTACTTTTCATTccattgttattttaaatggagTTCCTTCTTACAGTAACTGCATGCAGAGGACATTATTCcattggttaaaaaataatctattttagGGCCACAGGTCTTCATGGTTTGTCTGTATCTTATTTCCCAGTTCCACTACTTTAATACCAACTCAGGGATTCAGGGTAGCAATTATGTGCTTTCTGGTTTCAGTCTATGCTTGCTGAACTAAAACATAAAGCCCAGCTTTAATCTTATCTGGCAATTAAAACTTTCCTCCAGCTGACATGAAGCTTTGCCGTGTTCACtaacatttagaaaaacttCTATCTGCCTCGCTGTTTTGGAGagagattttgtgatttttaaacttcctgtttccacagGTTGAATTATGCAGAAAGTTCAGGCTTTTGAAATACCTCAATGCTGATCATTACATTTGGACTAGAATAGATTATGAGGATCACCTTAAAAAAAGCTGCTTGTAATTGGCATTATTTAGGTATGACAAAAGCTTTTGGTACGTTTACTCATCAGTTATAGGttgttccacatttttatttgataaaagggactctttttaaattatttgtcttttgaaTTATTGCTGGGGGTTTGGAAAGAGATTTGGTTGAATTTTGGAATAACAGCATTACATTAAGGTAGATCTGACTTACCGCTTTGTAACATTTCAACAGTGGATGAAGACACTGCTGCGACACACAAATCCGTCTAAAAGTAGGTGATCTTTACAGGGTATTGGTGAAGTCAGGCAAGCATGAAGAAGTCAGTGTGCTCCCCGTTAGAGAAGAATGGATCACAGTAAGTCATGGAGGGTTTTGAGCATGCATGAAAGTCAGAATAGAATAAAAAGAGCTTTTATTGTCCAGTAAAGGGGAAATTAggaagaaaacagcagcaacagataTAAAGATTTACTCAAAAAGTGAACAGaagcaggtttttcagtttattaacATGGTGGGAAATTTACTGCTTGTATTTTCTGCCAAGTAACCCAAAATGCCATAGTATTTAGATGATGGACATCAAATATAAAGTTTAACATAAGTTCTTTAGAATAACTTCAAAAGNNNNNNNNNNNNNNNNNNNNNNNNNNNNNNNNNNNNNNNNNNNNNNNNNNATATATGTGTGTTATTTCAGTGCTGAACATTTATGATGATAAATTGAGTTGTCCCAGATCTACTTCCTTCCCCCTACTCCTGTTTTCAGCCAACAATTGTCTCCAAGAATCTTTTAAGTTTCATGAGGGAATACACTGGGACTTAAGATGCTGGGGTGTTTTTTTGAGCAGTCTTTTTGCAGTTGCTGTATGGCACATATCGATTTGCTAGTGATGATAGGgacaatatatattgttttgcTCTACCACCTAAATCCCCATCATTGATTGAATGAAATGGCTTTGTACTGGATGTCAGACacagctttagaaaaaaaccACGTTAGCCTGGaaagattaaactaaaaaacattttacagttatgttatttttaaagatacacCATTAAATTTGATCCAAAGATTATACATGTTCAACACACAGATTAGCTAAAAAGAAGTCAgaatttttaatgtatttctttaCAGGCAACATAGCTAACAACTCTTTAGTCTAAAAAACGCAGGTAATTTGATCCACTCTTTTCTGAATTTACTATTTATCTGATAAAAGTTTATGACATATGCTATTCTGTACTGGTTTCAATGCTACAATCACTATCAAAaagtgctgtttttgtgttacaGTTCTAAGAATTAGCAagtaaagaaaactggaaatcagtatcagtcagaaaaatctgatctgtCCAGCTTTTATTCTGATCTCAAGATCTCCAAACATTCAcaacatgcaaataaataacttcTGGATTGCTTCAGTATTGATAGAACTAGAGGCATAATTTACTGCGCAAATCCTTGGCATGACTGGGCATGGTTGCTGTGATGCTACAGAGTAAACAGCGCTGCAGTAGACAGAACTTAGATCAAATATCTGTTCTGTATTCTGGAACAGAAAAGCACCTGGAATTCTTGAGGAAAtaaggaaaaacatattttgaaggggaaaaaaagagaaaagaagccCAGATGCCTTTTGTTTCAGCACTTTTGCACTAAGGGGGTCACTTGATTAGTTTGAAAACCACATTAAATCTATTTTGTTTCAGAGAAAGATTTACCAAGGCATGCAAATTGTTCCCTGTTTGTTGTAGATAAACCACAGTTTATCAGaactatttgtttttacttttgtaaattaCACTTGTTCAGGTGTATGAGATGTGACAATCAGTTCAAGTTTAAAAAGTACATCAAACTCTACTAAACTCCTGTGTTAACAGCTCACTttaagcaatatatatatatgcatatatatgtTACATTTTGCTTCAGGGTCAGACATGCTGCCAAATAACTataacaagaaaatgtttttgcactaACGTGACTACCACTACAAGAAAATTGACTCATTAACTGGTGCAAACCTTTGTGAATTGGCCTGCAAGATTACAGGTAGAGATATATATTGACGCAACTCATGCTACCTTCatagaacattttaatgttttgcaggATATCTTAAAGATGACTGGATTGCTGCAGATGTTTTAGTCAGGCGAGGGTGATTTGTATTCCAGCGACAGAAACTTGCTTCCTGAGTTAGGTTGAACAAGTTTAATCTAGGATGCAATAAAAGCCAGCAAGCTTCCAGGTTCAGAATTCCCTTTATTCAGCTTCTAATGCAGAATTCATACCTGTAcatacagacatttttttatgtattctcTACATGTTAGGATGGACAGATAGatggcagaaaataaatgaaggaaTATGAAACATAGCCAGGCAGAATTTTTTTCTCCGGACAGATGATTTGTCCTGCCCACAGTGATAAAGGTGTGCAAATGAAAACCTTTGACGAAAGAGTCAGTGGCTCAGTCTCTGGTTGGATAACAGACAACACTTTGTCATCATGGCGCAGGTTCATtgcatctgttttcattttcaagttctGTCTCGTGTTACGGTCTCATGCAGACAGCTCTGGTTTCCATCTCGGTTTAAGTGtaacacttatttttatatgtaaaatggGGGGAAAGACCAgtggtgaaaaataaagtttaatgtttgatttgaaaatgtttgatgtgTCATCTTTGAGCTATTCTGTTGGTTAATCTCAAACCATTACTAAGACATGCAACAATAAACATGTTGTCCTCCCAACACCATTAAGAAACTGATGTTTGGAACTTTGTTTTCAGTTATGTCATCTAAATAGCTGTTTTCAATACAGCTTTTTCCACTTTGCAATCTTCCCAAACCATAAAGTTAGAACTTTTGAGGagtttcaaatgttaatttctcCCATTTATCCTTTAGacatgttttagtttcatcatGCCATTTGGGGTTTCTAAATTCTCCAACGTTCTCTGCTAGGGAAAGGTCAGTACGGCAGGCATTTCCTCTTCTTTCTCAAGCATGCCTTTTAGAATGGGAGCAGAAAATGGTTTTCCAATGCATCCAAGATCCTGGAAGAGGTCTGGTCTTTCAGACAGCAGCATGTgttacatttctgcattaatgCTGCCTTTAAAGAAATGGAAATGAGCTTAGCCAAGGACACTGATGTAACCCCAAGCGGTTGCTGAGCCTGAACTTTGTGACTGGTTGAAAACAGGCTGGCCTGGATGCCATCGTTCCTCGTTGCTTCATTTCTTCCAGCAAAGACGTAGAATACTCCTCTGTTTGACTACACTGTGTGATGATCCAATCCAGATGCCGTCGATGCCCAGAGAAGTGGACCTTGCTTCTATTTCCTCATAAAAAGTTTTACGAtgaaatgacaagtttggtttgcattattatttgtttgtgcAGTCAACTGTGCAGCAGCCTAGGACTGTTTTACAATGAAATTGTCTAAATGAAACTGACTTTCAGCTACCAGCTGTCTGTTTGTTGACAAGCTTTATAAGACTGGACAGATTGATCAGTGGACCACTTTCTGAAGAGAGCGACATCATGTGCAAAGGGTCAATTGAATAGATTAACAAAGTATTCTGAAATAATTCTCTTGTCCATTCTAGTTCTAAGAGCCATTGACAAAAGTCGGTGCCATCAAAGGAGTCAGAGGTTGCAactgtgttttgcaaaaaaaatctattacatATTAGTCAGATATTAATTCACAGTTTATGCAAATCCTGTCAGTGTGTTATTTAGAATGTCTTGAAACATGTGATGCAAGAATGGATGGATATGTGTAAATGAATTTAGCAAGACACAACATGACAATCTAGagccaataaatatttaagtaagtttaaaaatcactcactgatttgttttttctgttttgcaatttcttcttctttgcaaatGATAGCAACATGACTTTTCATAAAGTATTTAACTTCCTAAGAGGGTTAGGGGCTGgcttcaaaaattattttccgGTGGATCCCGGTTTCTTGTTCAGCCGAACTTTTGTTCTGATTTATTAACCAGTTAGTCTAAGACAAGCAAAATAGATGAAGGACAATAAAATGTGGATGGGTATACATTTGGAAAGCCACCCTTCCTGCTCCACTCACCACTATTGTTCTCCCATATTACTCCAAGCTTCTAATTTTCCATTATCTCGCCCTTCTGCTCCCCAAAGCTGTCATCCGATATTTGTGACAACGAATCCAGGTCACTACAGCCTTCCCTGGACAGCGTTTGAAAAAGAAGCTTTTGTTGCAGATTCTGGGCAATCACACCCAGAGTTTAAAAGGAAACCGGCTGTCTCCTTACCCTTGAGAAGCACACAGAGTCCAGCCAGACTCCAAGTAATGTTGGAAGAGTGACAACAAAAAGAAGCATTGCAAGAAAGGACACAAATTAGCAACACAATGTCAGCGGAGggagaaaaacatggaaaacagaTTTCATCCATTATGgttttatataaatatctgCGCATTTgtactaaataatttaaatatttacactaatgTTTGGGTAGATTCGAGTTGTGGGctataaaacatgttcactaCATTTAATACGCAAAATTATTCTCAGATATTGAGATGAGATTTCACCAGATCAGTTATGTCTGTTTTGAGCTCATTAAGGGATGTGGCGTTTTGTGGCCATGTCATCATTATgtaaatgagctg
Proteins encoded in this window:
- the dio2 gene encoding type II iodothyronine deiodinase, with translation MGSASEDLLVTLQILPGFFSNCLFLALYDSVVLVKRVVALLSRSRSAGCGEWRRMLTSEGLRSIWNGFLLDAYKQVKLGCEAPNSKVVKVPDGPRWSSTVVPCGSRIQTGGECRLLDFESTDRPLVVNFGSATUPPFISHLPAFRQLVEDFSDVADFLLVYIDEAHPSDGWVAPPMGQCSFSFRKHQNLEERMGAARQLIDHFSLPPQCQLVADCMDNNANVAYGVANERVCIVHQRKIAYLGGKGPFFYNLKDVRQWLEQSYGRR